One window from the genome of Mastacembelus armatus chromosome 18, fMasArm1.2, whole genome shotgun sequence encodes:
- the smim20 gene encoding small integral membrane protein 20: MSKNMRGVLVFGGFVTVVAAALYPIIFHPLAHVDEYREVQKINRSGINQADVQPAGLKIWSDPFKPAEK, encoded by the exons atgtctaaaaacatgAGAGGAGTACTGGTATTTGGAGGCTTTGTCACGGTCGTGGCTGCTGCGTTATACCCAATAATTTTCCACCCGCTCGCACATGTGGACGAATACA gAGAAGTGCAAAAGATTAACCGCTCAGGAATCAACCAAGCAGATGTGCAGCCTGCAG GTCTGAAGATATGGTCTGATCCCTTCAAGCCTGCAGAGAAATGA